Genomic segment of Fibrobacter succinogenes:
ATGGAACTCAATGTTGAAAATAAAATTGCAAACGGAAATAAAATTTTTCTCGATTGCATATAAGGTGTTAATCTTTTGAAAACACTCATAGTTACCTTCTGTTTGTTTTTCGCACCAATTTTAATTTATTGAGTTCTTGTTTTAAAGGTTATATTAGTCATATCTAACTTTTCGGATTATTTCGAGTCTATTTGGAGTTGAGGTAGACTTTTTGGATTTCTAAAATGCGATCAAAACTTAAATGGTGTATAATACTAGGAGTCATGTATGAATAAAAAATTGATTGCACTTACTTTTGCCGCTAGCCTTTTCGCTGCATGCGGGAGCGATTCTTCGAGCAACGCAGGCTCTGATTCGGATGATTACAAGCGCGAATTTGCGACTTCCATTTCGACTGGCGAAACGATGTTTATCGGCACAATGTCTTTGGACCACACGGATGATTTGGGCAAGGATTTTGTTGAAGTTGGTACGCGTGCAGGTGTTGTCTATTATGATAATTCTCTGTTTATCGCTGATTTGGATGTTGGCGCTATCTCCCGTTACAGCTTGGCAGAAAATAACAAACTTGGCAAGGTGACTGCTAAGCTTTCTCTCCCGGGAACTTGGGTAAACCACATTTACTTTGTGAACGAAGAAAAGGCTTATTTGGGCGGCATGCTTGATTCCTTGATTATCATCAACCCGAAAACCATGAAGAAGACGGGAGCTATTGACCTTTCCAAGTACAAGGATAAAGATGCTCTCGTGGTGAGCCCGGGAACTGGCGTGATTGTTGACGGTCGCCTTTATGTGGGCCTTTTGCAAAACGTGAGCGACTATGCTACGGGTAATGAAGCTCAGGTCGCCATTATTGACGTCAAGAAGGACGAAGTAATTGAAGTTGCCAAGGATGATCGCATTGCTGCTGTGGGTTCCTTGGATGATTCCCAGAATCAGGCTTTCACTCTTCTTGATGGCTATATCTATTGCTATAGTAACGCTTCTTGGGGCTACGCTCCGGGCCAAGTTGATGGCTTCCTCCGTATCAAGGTGGGTGAAACCAAGTTCGATAAGGATTACGCCTGGTATATCACGAAGGACGTCGCTATCGATGGCATTACGAAGAAAGGTGTTTTCAAATATCTCGCTCCGGCAACGAACCCGAAGGATGGCTATGTCTATTCTTTCTTGAACGTGATGAAGGATTTGGAAAAGACTTGGACAGACATGGATAGCTATCACAATAACACTTGCAAGCCGGTGCAACTTGACCTTGCCAAGAAGAAGATTAAGGCTTTGCCGATTGGTTATTCTTCGAGCTGGGCAAGCTACGGCAAGTATGTTGAAGATGATGGCAAGGTGATTTTTGCGGTCTCTACCGAAGAAGATGGCAATGCATACTTCCGCTATGATCCGAAGATGGATAAGGCCGAAAAGATTGCCAAGGCTGAACAAATCCCGATGTGGATTGTACCGCTGAAGTAAGATTATGAGGCCTAACGGCTAAGCGAAAAAATCATGCGGGCGGGGCCCCAGCTCTGAGTGGATGCTTTCAGCATCAGCAATTACGGCTCAGCTATGTTTGCACAAGTGCAACCGCAGCATTCGCCTTTGATGCTTTTGACGCCTAGGCGTCAGCGGCTCTTTAGAAAATTTTTTGATAATGAATATCTATAAAAGAATGAGATTTGTGCTTGCTTGTGCCGCAGTTTTGACTGTGGCTGTTTTTGCGCAAGATGATGAAGTGACGCAATTCGATGATTTTGCGGATGATAATGAAAGTCCGGCGATTAGCACGGATGCTGCGAATGTCTCGGCGAATGGTGCCGCAGCTACGAACTCCTCTGCAAATTCGGAAGATGTCACAAAACTGGATTTGCTTTCGGTCGAGACGGAATCCGAGGCGGAACAGGCTGCTATTGCAAAACAGGTGGAAACGGTTTCTACGATTGATGCTGCTGAATTGCAAAATACGAGCAAGACAGTTTCTAAGGCTATTAATTCTGCGTCTGGCGTGAAAGTGCGCAAGTCTGGCGGAATGGGTAGCGAAGGCAAAATCAATATTCGCGGAATGGAAGGCAAGAACATTAAGGTGCTTGTCAACGGCGTTCCTGTCGAAACGCAGGGAAATTTGGGACTTGACGATATTCCCATTGATCAAATTGCAGATATTGAAGTTTATAAGGGCTACATTCCGGCGCGTTTTGCAACGGATGGCGCGGGTGGTGCCATTAACATTGTGACCAAGAAACGTCCGACAAATTCTGTGGATGCTTCTTACAGTCTTTCGAGCTTCAATACGCATAAAGCTTCCGTTGCCGCAAGCCATTTGATTGATAGCATTGCTGGTGATGCAAGCCTTGAAACTGGCGTGTCCGGTTACTTTAACCATTCCGATAACGATTATGAATTCACTTCGCCGTACATGAAGAGCTCTACAGGCGCGGATACGAGCGTTGTTCGCGATCACGACCATTATACCTCTTACAATGTGCAGGCTTTTGCGAATTTGATAAATGCTTGGTTTGACCAGGTTTCGCTCGGCGTAAGCTTTGGTGCATTTGACAAGCAAATTCAAGGTGTTGATAATCGCATTGTAGAATCCAGAGCCGAAGGCTATAATTTTGGAGTTTCGCTTGGACTTGACAAGAAGAACTTCTTTGCGAAAAATTTGAATTTCAGTGACTATTTTTCGTTTGGTTTTGCAGAAAATAAAATCATCGATACTAGCCGAGTCCATTGCCGCAACTGGTTTAGCTGCGATACGGCACAAAAGAATGTGGGCGAACTCGTATCCATGGGACTCCCAAGATTGCGTACGGTGCAAGTGCACGATTTCAACAACTTGCTGAATTTTGATTACCAGTTTATTAAGGATCAAAAGATTTATTGGAATACGCTCATCAAGTACCACAAGGAAAATCCTGAAGACGATTACGGCGCTAAAATGGCCCAGTTTAACACGGCGGGGCTTCCGGGAGAAGTTTTTTCGATAACGACGGGACTTTCTCTTGAAAATAATTTCTTTGATTCGCGACTCCAGAATCTTCTCGGTTTCAAGTTCCATTACATGAAGGCTGAAATTTCGAATATGCCGACGAGCCTTCTGATTGAACCTGCGGTTGAATCGAATGATTACAATGATTTTAGTTACGATGAAAGCTTGATGTTCAAGGTGGCAAATATGCTTTCTGTGAAGGTTTCGTATCAGCATGCCGTGCGCTTGCCGACTCCGGAAGAACTTTTTGGCGATGGCATTCGCGTGAGTGCGGCGACAAGTCTTAAGCCCGAACAGGCTGATAATTTCAACTTTGGAATTTCTGTAGACTTGCAAGAATTGCCGCTTGTGACAAGGCTCCGCTTTGATGGTGATGTATTTTATTCGTACTACAAGGATAAAATCCATTACATGAGTTCGGCACAGATGTCTACGCCTTACTTTAACATGAATCCGATTCGTGCCTGGGGCTATGAAGGTGATGTAAAGTTAGATGTCAACGAATGGATTTTGCTCGGAACGAATTGGACTTTCCAAGATTTGCGCAATATGAAATATACGGCAAAACAGGGGGTCCCTAAGGATGCGATTGTGCCGAATATCCCGAGGTTCTTTATGAATTATCTTGCGGAATTCCATATTGGTGATTTGTTTAGCAAGGAAGATTTTTTGAAAGTTTGGTGGTCTGCAAATTATACGGATGAATATTTCTACGGCTGGAAAATTAGCTCTCGCCAGAACCGTAAAATTAACGCTTCGTTCACGCAAGATATTGGTGTTGAATATTCCCTTTGGGATAATAAACTGGGCTGGAGCTTTGAAGTTGATAATATCACGGATAGCGAATCGTTCGATAAGTTTGGTGAAAGTAAACCGGGTAGAAGCTTTGCAACAAAGATTCGCTATAGCTTTAGATAGAAGGAATGTGTAAGAATGTGTTTGTCTGAATTACAGGAAAATCAAAAGGGTTTGATTCAAAAGATTAATGGGGATTCTCGTTTTGTTTCTCGTGTGGTTTCAATGGGACTCTCGCCGAGCAGCTCTTTTTTGGTACTGCAAAATGATGGTCGTTCGCCTGTGCTTGTGTATTCGCACGATACGATGATTGCGATTAACCGCAAGGAAAGCGCTCAGATTGATGTGGAGATGGCATGAAAACGATAGCTTTGCTTGGCCAGCCGAATTCTGGTAAATCAACGCTTTTTAATGCATTGACAGGCTCGCATCAGCATGTCGGTAACTGGCCTGGAAAAACCGTTGAAAGGGCCGAGGGCTATTTCACGTTTGATGAAGAAGTTTATCGTGTTGTTGATTTGCCGGGTAGCTATGGGCTTACGGCAAACTCTGCCGAAGAAGTTGTAACGCGAAATTTTGTGGAACAGGGCAATGCCGATATCGTCTGCATTATCGTTGATGCGTCGCAGTTGGAACGTAGTCTTTACATGCTCGCAGATTTTGCAGGGATTGAACGCCCCGTGATGCTTGTGCTCAACATGATGGATGTTGCTGAGCAGAAAGGTAAAAAGATTGATGTTCTAAAAATTCAAAGTCTTTTGAATATTCCAGTGCTTGGATTTACGGCTTCGAATTTGGAAGGCTATTCGAATTTCTTTAATACTTTGAAAAGGGCAATTGAAAAGCCTTCGAAAATTTCGTCGGAAAAAATTCGCGAAAAGGCTTTGGCGAATGTATCGGATAGTCGTGAATCCTCGCCAGTTTTGAAACTCGAAAAGTTGCTTGAATGCTTGGATTTTGGCAATCGCGAAAAGTTCTGGATTGTGTCGAAGCTTTTGGAAAATGATGCGCTTGTCTGTGCAGAAGTAGAAACTACGGTCAGCTCGGAGCTTTGGCGCGGTATCAAGAAAGTTCTTGATGATGAAGGTTCGAATGGCGGGCTTATCACGGGTGAAGCGAAGTACCGCTTTATTTCGGAAACGCTTCGCGAAGTCACTGCGGCTAGCGAAAAAACGGCAAAGCTTTCTCGCTTTGACAAGATGGCTACGCATCGCATTTGGGGAAAGTTTGTCGCATTCTTTATTTTAGTACTTACGCTTGCAGTAAGCATGATGATTGCGGTTCCGATTATTATGGGCTGCTTTGGTTTGCAGGGCGTTGTTGAACCGCTCGTGAACAATGCTCTTGGCGCATGGCCTGCTGTATCGTCGTTTGTGAACAGCGTTATTGTGGGCGGGCTTGCTGTGACTGTTGCCATGATGGGTTTTGTGTTTGCCATTCTCGTGACTTTTGGATTGATGGAAGATACGGGTTACTTGGCAAGATCTTCGTATGTGTTCGATTCTTGGCTTTCGCGCTTGGGCCTCCATGGAAAAGCTTTTATGCCTTTGGTTTCGGGGCTCGCTTGTACTGGCGGCGCTGTTTGCGGTACGCGTGTTCTTGATACGCGAGGACAGCGTTTGTTTGCAATGGTGCTTTTGTGGTCGATCCCGTGCGGCTCGAAAGTTGCTGTGGTGCTGTTCCTTGCTTCGGTCTTTTTCGGTTCGGCGGCTCCGCTGTTTGGCGTTATTTATGTGGCGTTGATTTTTGCTTCGTTCTGGATTTCGTCTAAGCTTTTCGGAAACAAGTTGATGCCTGTGAATGAACGCGTGGGCATGATTATGGAACTTCCGCCGTATCACAAGCCGCATTGGAAAATTTTGTTGAAGACGGTGTGCCGTAATGTATGGGAAGTCTTCAAAAAGGCGATTATCGTTATTTGGAGTATCTCGCTTGTCTTTTGGATTTTATCTTATTCAACAGATGGTCTTGTTGCGCATAGTCTTCTTTACCGTATTGGGAATTTTATTGAACCGTTTACGCAGATTTTTGGAATGCGTTGGCAACTCTTTATCTCGTATTTGGGCGGTGTCTTTAGCAAGGAAGCGTCTCTCGGCGTGATGAGTGTTGTTTTTTCGAGCTCTACCGATGCGTTCTCGTTAATTGCACGTAATGAAGCCGGTGCAAACCTCGGCGAAATGATGCGCGCGGCGGTATCGCTACCTGAAGCTCTTGCGTTTATATTTGCATCGATGTTCAATGTGCCTTGTGTGCTGACGATGGGTACAACGTATCGCGAAACGCATTCGCTCAAGTGGACAGCAACGATTGCAGGATATTATTTTGCGATTTCGTTGGGGCTTGCGTTTATCGTGTATCACATTGCACTTTGGGTGCTTTAGAGCTTCTTCACAAAACCCAGACTACAATAGAAGCGGGTATGGCGTGCCGATGGATAACTCCAAAGGTGCGCCATACTTGTTTGCGTTACGTCATCCTGAACGCGTAGCGTGAAGGATCCAGTGCTAAATATGACTGGATTGGGCTAAAGCTCCAACTTTTTGACTCGGTTATGACAACGCAAGCGTTGTCGCAACTCTCGCCTGCTGAGTTGTCTTCGCTATGCTCAGAATAACGAAAAGTTACCCTTGTCTAATCGGATTGATTTAAATCTGCTTAGAGTAGAAAAAGGATAGTATTTGAACTTATCTTTACTCGTCAATTTATGATTGAAACTGAATAGTAAATGGGTGGATGAGATTACAAGGATGAAAAAAGTTTTTGCTTCTATCGCTTTTTCTTCGCTTTGCGCTTTTGCTCAGAACGACGATGTAACGAGTTATGATGACGCGTTTTTCGATGAACCTGCGGCTGTTACGGATGCGGCTGGTACTGCGACAACTAATGAATCCGTTAAAAATGCAACTTCGAATAGCTCACGTGCCACAGAAAAATCCACGGATGTGACTGTTCTTGAAGGCTTATCTGTTGAAGATGAAAGCGAAATGGAAACGGCTCCGATTGATACAAAGATAAAGGCTGAGTCGGTTAAGGTTTTAGACACGAAGGAATTGCAGGGATCTAGCGCAACAATTGCCGATGTGACGAATCGTTCGAGTGGTGTAAAAGTTCGCCAATCGGGTGGACTTGGCGGTGAAAGTAAAATTAATATCCGTGGGATGGAAGGTAAAAATGTAAAAGTCCTTGTCGATGGAGTGCCTGTCGATAATGGTAATGGAAATCTTTCGATTAATGATATTCCTATCGATAAAATTGACCGTATTGAAGTTTATAAAAGCTATGTGCCGGAGCGTTTTGCAACGGATGGCATGGGTGGAGTTGTCAATGTTATAACAAAGGGGCTTGCCAAAAGTTCTGTGAACGGCTCTTATTCCATTGGCAGTTTCAATACGCATAAGGCGTCTCTTGATGCTAAATACGTTTGGGTTACGGATTCGACAAAGAATCGTTCTGTAGAAATTGGGGCTTCTGCCTACTATAACTATTCAGATAACGATTACGAATTCACGACGCCTTATATGGATACGGTGGTGACGCGTGATTATGGCCGTTATTACAGCTACAATGTTTCTCCATTTGTTGGCTTGAGTAATTTTTATTTTGATAAAATTAATTTTGGTGCAAGTTTTGGAGCGAGTGATAAGGAAG
This window contains:
- the feoB gene encoding ferrous iron transport protein B; translated protein: MKTIALLGQPNSGKSTLFNALTGSHQHVGNWPGKTVERAEGYFTFDEEVYRVVDLPGSYGLTANSAEEVVTRNFVEQGNADIVCIIVDASQLERSLYMLADFAGIERPVMLVLNMMDVAEQKGKKIDVLKIQSLLNIPVLGFTASNLEGYSNFFNTLKRAIEKPSKISSEKIREKALANVSDSRESSPVLKLEKLLECLDFGNREKFWIVSKLLENDALVCAEVETTVSSELWRGIKKVLDDEGSNGGLITGEAKYRFISETLREVTAASEKTAKLSRFDKMATHRIWGKFVAFFILVLTLAVSMMIAVPIIMGCFGLQGVVEPLVNNALGAWPAVSSFVNSVIVGGLAVTVAMMGFVFAILVTFGLMEDTGYLARSSYVFDSWLSRLGLHGKAFMPLVSGLACTGGAVCGTRVLDTRGQRLFAMVLLWSIPCGSKVAVVLFLASVFFGSAAPLFGVIYVALIFASFWISSKLFGNKLMPVNERVGMIMELPPYHKPHWKILLKTVCRNVWEVFKKAIIVIWSISLVFWILSYSTDGLVAHSLLYRIGNFIEPFTQIFGMRWQLFISYLGGVFSKEASLGVMSVVFSSSTDAFSLIARNEAGANLGEMMRAAVSLPEALAFIFASMFNVPCVLTMGTTYRETHSLKWTATIAGYYFAISLGLAFIVYHIALWVL
- a CDS encoding TonB-dependent receptor produces the protein MNIYKRMRFVLACAAVLTVAVFAQDDEVTQFDDFADDNESPAISTDAANVSANGAAATNSSANSEDVTKLDLLSVETESEAEQAAIAKQVETVSTIDAAELQNTSKTVSKAINSASGVKVRKSGGMGSEGKINIRGMEGKNIKVLVNGVPVETQGNLGLDDIPIDQIADIEVYKGYIPARFATDGAGGAINIVTKKRPTNSVDASYSLSSFNTHKASVAASHLIDSIAGDASLETGVSGYFNHSDNDYEFTSPYMKSSTGADTSVVRDHDHYTSYNVQAFANLINAWFDQVSLGVSFGAFDKQIQGVDNRIVESRAEGYNFGVSLGLDKKNFFAKNLNFSDYFSFGFAENKIIDTSRVHCRNWFSCDTAQKNVGELVSMGLPRLRTVQVHDFNNLLNFDYQFIKDQKIYWNTLIKYHKENPEDDYGAKMAQFNTAGLPGEVFSITTGLSLENNFFDSRLQNLLGFKFHYMKAEISNMPTSLLIEPAVESNDYNDFSYDESLMFKVANMLSVKVSYQHAVRLPTPEELFGDGIRVSAATSLKPEQADNFNFGISVDLQELPLVTRLRFDGDVFYSYYKDKIHYMSSAQMSTPYFNMNPIRAWGYEGDVKLDVNEWILLGTNWTFQDLRNMKYTAKQGVPKDAIVPNIPRFFMNYLAEFHIGDLFSKEDFLKVWWSANYTDEYFYGWKISSRQNRKINASFTQDIGVEYSLWDNKLGWSFEVDNITDSESFDKFGESKPGRSFATKIRYSFR
- a CDS encoding FeoA family protein — its product is MCLSELQENQKGLIQKINGDSRFVSRVVSMGLSPSSSFLVLQNDGRSPVLVYSHDTMIAINRKESAQIDVEMA